The sequence TGCAAGATAACCTCCATCCGATGTCCATGTTCTGTGGCGTAGATAATATAACCTTCACCAATGTGCCCACATGAGCAATTCTGGACACACAGCTGTGTAGAGAATGACGACTGTAACTAATGTCAAACCAGAGTCAAACTCACTCAAACTTTGATCAGGCTTTTGAGACGAGAATCCAATTTACTTGTCAATATAACTGGCTGTCACGGTCAGCAGTTCATCAATCAATTGTTTCGATAATATACAAGCACAACCAAATCGGcattattttaatacattttgttAACAAAAGTTAATCAGATGAGTCGTTCAGCAGTTCACTGACATGGTCTGGTCATAGGACGCTTCACAGTGCCTCAACATTCCAATAGGAAAGGAAGTTTGCTATTATCTGATCTGAAATCATTTAATACATTGTACCAATGGAGCTTAGTCAATGAGGTAGATAACCAAAACTGGACTTAGATCAGCACAGAGGGGAAACAAATGATTCTACCCCAGCATGTTTGTTCAGGCAATAGGAAGGCCATGCTTAAATCTGTTTTAGAAGGAGGAGTTTCGGGTCCTTTATTCTCTCTTTCCGCCGTACCCGCCATCTTGTGAGCTACCGGGGGTAAGATGTGCTCTGCATTTAAAGACCATAAACTTATAAAATATCATTTTAAATGCATACAAAGACATTGATATAAGTATGTTAAAACATACTCTATATTTGAGGCGTGAATTCACCCTTTAAAGACCGTATGTGTGGCATATAGTGACACGGTTTGGTAATGGGGTAACAGCGTGGCTGCACATGCGGGCCTAACCACTGCTGCGTTCGCAGGAATAGTTATTTCTTAGGCACAATAGCATACACAGCCAGAATTTGACATGCAAAATAAGTTAACTTTGGTGCAACGTGGCAGTTAACTTAATTGTCAATCTGGGAAAATGAGGCGGCATTGGACTGAGTTTGCGAGCGAGGTAACGTTGGACTTAAATAGCTAACGTTCGTTTTTTGGCGTTGTATTTTTGACTGAAGTTTCCATGTTTTGCGTGTGTCCTTATTATTAGTAACTGGTGTACATCTTATAATAATCACTAGCTATGATTATTATTAGTAACTGGTGTACATCTTATAATAATCACTAGCTATGATTATTATTAGTAACTGGTGTACATCTTATAATAATCACTAGCTATGATTCGGACAACATTGTTTTTCTTTGCAGTGAAATTCACTTTGTCACAGGTTGCAGTTGTCAGGAAAACGTTAATCAGACCACTGTATTGGTAATTTAGTTACATAACATAGATACATAGGGCGGGGTTAAATTCAGTTTTTGTATCTGACAGCATTACGTCCATTGACTACTAAACCCTAGTATACAAAGTCCTAGACCACTCTTGTAAATCATACATTTTACAGCCACAGTAATGAAGAATTCCTACTTTGCCTTTGGGTGTATCTAACATTTGAATGTCCATGTTTTCAAGTAATCAGGCATCATGACGAACACAAGAGGCAAGAGGAGGGGGACGAGGTACATGTTCAGCAGGGCCTTCCGCAAGCATGGTGAGTTCATATCAGAAAGACTGCAGATGAAATGTCTCGTTAGGTCACTACAATTTCTGAGTTATTTGAAGTAAAGAACTCGAGATTAGGGGTGTTACTGGCATGATCCACAGCTGAGTAGCCCTCGTTAGTTACCCCAAGCCCACTTTCGAATTGTTGTTTTGGTTGGTTGTGAGGAATCAATGTACTTTGTTCCTCAGGTCCCATTCCCCTGTCCACGTACATGCGTATCTACAGGAAGGGCGATATCGTTGACATCAAGGTAAGGTTTGTTCCACCTTTTCCAGGTttcactaaccaggtttccatctatCGATTTCATGCTGATGAAATGCCTGAAGCATGAAAGTCACCATCAGGCTGACACCAGAACAATAACTCATATTGAAGTACATTTGTAGTCATGCAATGATATGGTGTGGACCTTTCATTACGAAtcggaaaccatgcagtttattaggctcaGAATAAATATGTTTTTGattaacttcacagggtggtgaatgtGCAAGGTGATGAACTTGATGCTTCTGTCCAATAATTAtccagggtcttattctggtgacatgattgatgcttggctgccgtttgacaaatacatACAAATGACAAAGCTTTAATCTATAATAATCTCATGTGGATAGCCTACCTGAAactatctgtgagctgttggttAAGGATAGTGGTCACATTTGCTATATAATGCAATAGGTTTTGTGATATTGAGAATGCAATGGAAACACATTTTGACTTGTATTTTTCAtttggtacatgggaatttaacggcaagttatgtgcactacgtcatcaaaACAAAgtcagtttgatggaaacacatcttCACCAAAAACACCCATATTCACTTTGCCACCTGGGCTGTCCTAAGTGGTCATTCACATGGGGGACAGTATGTGTACTTTATCACCCCGGCCAAGCATCTACCGTATGTTCGAACTTGGGTTGTTGGAGACCAGCACAACAACACAAAATTCCCCTCAATTGCAGGTCATGGCATAGCACAAGTTCCAGCGAAATTAAGGCTGCATAGAATttcaaaaacattacaatacatttcacaacGCATTGTGTGCCCTcgggccactactctactactacatatctacaacacaaagtCTGTAGGTGTGTCCCTGCTGGACCATATGGTGTGTTATATTTTTTCAGATTGTATTGCTTGCGTGCGATACTTGGCGTGgattagagttccatgtagtactATATGCGCCTCccgtagtctgttctggacttggggactgtgaagagacctctgatgCAGGTTtttgaatattcacatgaaaatcagttgcaaattggatggaaacctggctGTTGGTAGTGACTGCATCGTAACTAAATTAGTTATATTTTGGACTTCACCAAAACCCAACTCTTAAGATTGTGAatgtctctcctccagggtaCAGGTACCATCCAGAAGGGAATGCCTCATAAGTGCTACCACGGCAAGACGGGCAGAGTCTACAACGTAACCCAACATGCTGTCGGCATCATTGTCAACAAGCAGGTCAAGTAAGTATGGCAATGTATGGTGGATTGGTCAGCATCGGTTTCCTTTCCAGCTTGGTCATGTTTTAGGTCTTTCATAAAGGAAATTGATGTGCCCTGCCGGTATCTTTGTAATGGAAGGTTAATGTTGCAGAAGTATGATTGCTGCCTATCTCAAAACCCCACCTTCACTTTGCCACCCGGGCTGTCCTATGTCCTAAGTGGTCATTCATGTGGGGGACAGTATTTGTACTTCAGCATCCCGGCCAAGCACCTACCGTATGTTTGAACTTGGGTTGTTGAAGTAGacacaaaaaaataatatttgCAGGCCACACGTCTTTTACCATTTGGAAGCGTTATGTTTTCTGATAAGTCAGGGTCTCAATTACGCTGCTTACATCCATCTTGTAACCAGTAGCCTTTTGTATGTTGTGCTGACCACATCCCGGATTTATTTTGAAGCTGAAaacatctccccttctctctgtagaGGTAAGATCCTTGCCAAGAGGATCAACGTACGTATTGAGCATGTGAAGCACTCTAAGAGCAGGGACAGCTTCCTGCAGCGCGTCAAGGAGAACGAGAAGAGGAAAGTGGAGGCCAAGCAGAAGGGCACCTGGGTGGAGCTGAAACGGCAGGTATGGAGAGCACATTTACCTGGGCCGTTGTCAGTAGTGTTTTAACAGGCTGTACATCCTATAGCTCTCTGGGACCAGCTTTGTTGGTCACTATTCTATGTAACTGAACATTCCAGATAGATTGAAGATATAGAAAGGACATTAACACATCTAGTGGAATGTTTTGATATTTTGAAGCATTCTGTAATGGTAATTCAGCCGTGTCATCATTTCTGATAGTCCTTTGAATTGTGTACCCACAtataaatgtatgcacacatgactaagtcgcttagGATAAAAGCCTGCTAAATTGCtatttttattcaacctttatttaatgaTTTTGTATTTGTAGTGGCATCTCATCTATGCATTTGTCCTTTCCTCATCTCCCCCTGCAGCCCACTGCTCCCCGTGATGCCCGCTTTGTCAGCACCAAGGGCAATGAGCCCCAGCTGCTGGAGCCCATCCCCTATGAGTTCATGGCATAACTATGCTGACCAAAATAAAACTGTTTCTGCACAGATTTATGTGAGCTTGAGTCTTATGTACACTAACTTGCAGGGATGTTGGTAACTTCTGTGTCTAAAACTACCTAATGGAAAAGGAGATGTTTCAGGGCAGGGGGGAGAACTGACCCTTATGTGATACCTTGAGTTATGTAGGTGCTGTCCAGGGAGACTTAGGTTGCAGCTGTCGTTCAATGATTGTCTTTCATTGATCACTCGTAGGGAAGTGAAATGCGATTTCTATTTCACCGGCAAACAGAACTCCAAGGACAGCAGTCTCAAAGTATACGCACAGCTTTTACTCAGCCCACTTCAGGCACTCTACACTTGCATTTGAGTTGACATTAATGTGAAGTGTTTTGACACCTTAAAATGTGAGTGCTGTCCATTGTCAAAAAATAAAGAACATCTGGGtgtatgttttttaaaattgattGGTTGTGTTGCAAATATGTCAATGTTCAAGGTAGACTTTTTCAAAATGTACTTTTCTCTGCCTTAACTGTACTTCCTGGAAATAACTGCTAGTACACCAATCAGGCCAGCAGGTGGCAATGTGCACCAGGGTAAGTGCCTTCCTCTAGGAGCTGATCCTTGGATTATTTATTACTATGGATCCCCATtcgctactcttcctgggatccagcGAAATTAGGGCtttatacaatttaaaaacattacaatacatttcacaGCACATTGTGTGCCCTCAGGCTATTCTAATACTACATGTCTCCACGGTCCCAGCTGTTTCAGAAGGTGTATTTAGCTTTTATTTATCAGATTTTACTTgtatgagttacttgatgtggaatagcaTTCCATGTAGTACATTTGTCATTGTTTCATAGTACAGATTGAATGCCCGGGCTCCTATACAAATGTCAATGGTCATAGACTGCTACTGAGAATACATCTGAAAAAGCTATACCCTGTAAATGTGGATTGTGTCCAATCAGATTTAGATGCATTTGAGAGCAGTGAGCCCTTAAATGCCCTTCAAGTACAATCACAGCAGGCTGGTGTTCAGTCTTTAGTGTAAAGTACATCATTCTTCATTCAAGTGTTACATCTCTTTTCTGGTGGTGTGATCATGCAGCCATgcctgttatgtgtgtgtgtcatgtggtactgtttGACtgtgtactttgtgtgtgtgtgtagggaggaGGGACTACCCCTGTCCTATCTTGACttgtgctgtttaatcagcagAGCCTGAATGGCTGACTGGGTATCTGACATATGTTATCGCATCCCACCTCAGTTCTTTACCCAATATTTACTCCAATTAGGACCAGTTTACTGAGATAGTAGCAGCAGCTGGGAGAGAGAGCATGAACTGACGCTATCAGGTAATGAGCCATATCGTGAATGTATATGAAAATGTATCACTTTCTTTATTGAAATGTCATGCTTGAGTTGTGTATCTGAAtaacattctagttctgtggtATGTCCTGTGTCGTTGCATTTTTGAAAATGCCTCTATTTCTCCCCCGATTCTTTTAAAAGGCAGaccaattatatatatttttccactaATGGTCTTTTGACCCATCAGATCTGTTGCCCATAATTGGGCAAAATATATGaatttgtctgtctgtgtaaatgcagcctatTAGTGTTCCCATTGGTGGGATACTATCCCTCATAAAGACCTCAAACCTACAGCCCCTgttacccctgtctgtctccataAAGGCAGAAGATAACTGGTGGAACAAGTGTCCAACAAGCTGAATGAATACAATCTGGGGTTACACCCAAAATCAATGTGATCAATCAGTAGCGGACATCCAAATCCCTGGTTATTGATCAGTATAGACTGCGTGGAGGCCTGGGTGCTTAGATAACTGCCCATATTGTTGGGCACCTACCGTTTCACCTATGGAGCTTCTTTTAAACATAGTGATATCTGTACCGTCAGACAGAACAAGGATATGAAAGAGTACGAAAGAAGGAAACAATGAAACTGTGAATCTGCTCTCACAGACAGAATGGGCCTTCATCTGGAGCGCTGACTCATGTAAGTTAGTGATTGAAGGAGgaaaagagcgagggagggaggagagagagaaaggaggggtggtgtgggagggaggagagagagaaaggaggggtggTGTGGAACAGGACTTGTGGATAAAAGCCATGGATCACTATGGGCTCCTTAATCACACACGTTCGACACACAGATTGAGGCTGTCAACTCAGCCAGCAGCCCAGAGCAGCCATATCGACCTTGTGTGTCACACATTAACCACTCACACcactggtggagggaggagagcagaagcTGTATGGGATGATAATAATGACAGACATCagactatgtctctctctttctatccacaaTGTTTCCATGAGTTCATGTTGTTCTCACACACTTGTCAACCCTTCttgtttcacctctctctctctctgtttttctttgTCTCTGGCCTGATTAGAGTCGGATTAAAACTGATGAAGGACTGCCAGAGAGTAAATGAAGGGTGTATTTGTGTCAGTAATGTGAGGGGGgagtgtgtggtatgtgtgtgtgttttcgtttggggggtgggggtggacaATGGAGCTAGGAAATCCCAGGCCAAACACAGAGCACACtgtatctctctgggggataGGTGGACAGATAGGGTCTTTCTTCCCCTCTACTTGTCAGTAGTGGTTATCAGTGAAGACCATGGTCATATACAGAACTGGGGTTATTGATCCTGTCAGTGGAGGGATTGAGCCAGTGTgaccggacagggagaggttgataaCGGTGGCGGGTGACCTGAAGCGTGGGAGGGAGCAGAGGTAACGCCCTGGAGTTCTTAATAGGCCTCATTCAGAGAAGTCAGCCAAAGGTTTCTCACCAGATCATGGGAAAATGACACATGCATGGTAGTTGGTCTCTAGTCTTTAGGAAATGGACAAACCATATTGTATTGAAGATGTTATGTTTTGTTTTCACAATTAAGTACCCTTGTGGAAACATATGACATTGTTAATCTAAGTAAAGAGCAGTGTCATCATTGGGAGTGGGTTGAACGGTCTTCATAATTGCATGACTCAGTCTCGTGGGTTAAAGAGGATTACAttgggagagagtaggagaatgAAGACTGGGTTTTGACTGTAAATCCCAGTATGGAGCTGGTTGATGAGACCACGATTAGGGCTGTAATTTCCATGTGCGTTTgatgactggagacagacagtcacTTAGTTCATACTACAAACGCACACAGACAGAAGATAGCGATGCAGAGTGTCAGGAGCCTGGATAACAATATTAAGGCCTGCAATCAGTCAGAGAAAGGTAAGTTCAAGGACCTGAATCAAAACAACTGCTGGCTAGTCTACTCAATTTACCAATAACAACATTTAGATCTAGAAAATCAGAGCCAGAAACCCAAACACATCCATTTGCAAGAGAGGCTATTTTGGCTAAGTTCAGTCAAGCAGCCCAATTATGATacttttccactaattggtcttttgaccaatcacagcagatctttttcagagctaatccgattggtcaaaataccaattagggCTGCCTGTGTACACACTAATTGAAAGGAAAACCCCAAACTCACAGACACAAGGTcttccatggaatgagtttgaaacCCCTGTAGACACTCCTCGTCACAACTCTGTATAGGCTGTTCATAGAGATAGATAAAGGACTGTGCCAttaaagcaggggtgtcaaactcgtTGAaaggagggccgagtgtctgcagtTTAAAAATAAATCTATAATAATTAAGACCtaaacaaccaggtgaggggagtttctTACTCATTAGTGActtcaatcaagtacaagggtggagcaaaaacctgcagacacttggTCCTccttggaatgagtttgacacatgcGTTATAGCGtgtgtgacagcatgggcagaaCCATTGAGACTATAACCCATAGGAattcccacccagttgactactttaaaatggtggaaacatgcaagccctcaatggcaatgtccatgctaAGACAGGTTATATCCATGATGAGTCCTTTCTCTATCAGGCTGTTTGCATCGATTCACTGTTCCTAACTTCCTCCAAACAGGAATGAACCAATGTCAAATGTAGGGTGATGAGTGAATAAAATCACAAAGCAGATGTCCAATATTCATTTATTAAACATCAATATTTCTCCAAAATAATGAAAATACTTATTAGGCTACTAAGACAATTTTCCTTCCATTTAGTTAACTTTCCATTGCGTGAATTGAAACACCCCTGTATTATCCAATAGTGGTATCGCCCAATATAATATATGTGTCAATCCATGTAGTGTAGTAAATGACCTGCTCTCGGTTTTTATTAGAGGTGGTTCTTTACCAAAACATTGTCATCTTTACCACCTATACAATTAAAATGGGGGAAAGGATATGAGTCCCAAAAAcgttttatttgttattttgtgaACTGCGAAGCCACCTTCAATAAATCTTGGAAATTAGATGCCCATCTTTGTAAGCACACAGGTTTGGTGTGTTTATCTGTCCTGCCCAGCTTTAGCCTCTTTCAACAGatggtcccagagagatcagatCTTAGCTCCTTGGGCTTGAAATTCACATTTCTGTTAGATCAAAGACTGGACATCCTATGTTGTTTTTTTACTAATAGATGCATGTTAATGTGTCTGGGGCTCAGAAACACAGGGGTATTATAGTGTTTGTTACAGAGAGGAATCCACGATGTTGCTGTTTCTCTTCCATAGAAACCCTTCTCACTTGAAAACTGTGATGAGCTTCTGGATCCGCTACCGGGTCACCAGACACGGGCTGAGCCACAGTGGAGAGAAGCCATACATGTGAGTGTGAAGCTTCACTATCCTAAAGGGCAATGGTTCACTTCACTGTCAATGACTGGTTTGTTTGAGGCTGGATGGCTGATCTTTCTACAATACTACATTGTTGCCTTTCCAAGCCATTTGTCAAGACAACCAGTTGGCTAAAGCAAAGCAGCAGGTTGGCTCCGAGGCTAGGGTTTAGTTCTGAATGTGTTTGAACCAGAAATGTTACTGAATGGACTTGAGTAGTAACCTAACTCACTGTGACACTTCCACTCTACAGGTTTTGAGTGGGTGAAGGAAAAGTGGCGGCCATATCGGAAAATGACAAACATGGGTCCTGCTGCACAAGATTGAACATCTGCTGCCCTTTTAGTGAAGATGACACACACACGGGCCTCTACGAGGGTATTTAGGCTCTACCACATCCGCCTGAGCTCTGACCCTTTCTCATAGGTGTAACTTTTGGGGCTTTAAGAGAATTTGCTACTTTTTGTCCcaagttatgtttggggcaagtACAACAAATTacagagtaccactctccatatttttaaACATAGTGGTGGCTGAATCATGTTCTGGGTATGTGTGTAGTGGTTAAGGACTGGAGAGTTTTCAGGATAAAATTTTTAAAAATGGAGCTcagcacaggaaaaatcctagaggaaaacctggttcagcctAATTTCCACCAAACACAGGgatatgaattcacctttcagcaggacaataacctaaaaactCAAAGCTGAATCTACTGGCGTTCcttacccaagaacacagtgactgttcctgagtggccaaatTAGTGTTTATTTGAAGAGTGGCAAGAGttagacctgaaaatggttgtctagcaattatttttatttttattttttttatttcacctttatttaaccaggtaggctagttgagaacaagttctcatttgcaactgcgacctggccaaaataaagcatagcagtgtgaacagacaacacagagttacacatggagtaaacatttaacaagtcaataacacagtagaaaaaaatgggcagtctatatacaatgtgtgcaaaaggcatgaggaggtaggcaaataatacaattttgcagattaacactggagtgataaatgatcagatggtcatgtacaggtagagctattggtgtgcaaaagagcagaaaagtaaataaataaaaaacagtataaaaacagtatgggaatgaggtaggtgaaaatgggtgggctatttaccaatagactatgtacagctgcagcgatcggttagctgctcggatagctgatgtttgaagttggtgagggagataagt is a genomic window of Oncorhynchus gorbuscha isolate QuinsamMale2020 ecotype Even-year linkage group LG12, OgorEven_v1.0, whole genome shotgun sequence containing:
- the rpl21 gene encoding 60S ribosomal protein L21, with the translated sequence MTNTRGKRRGTRYMFSRAFRKHGPIPLSTYMRIYRKGDIVDIKGTGTIQKGMPHKCYHGKTGRVYNVTQHAVGIIVNKQVKGKILAKRINVRIEHVKHSKSRDSFLQRVKENEKRKVEAKQKGTWVELKRQPTAPRDARFVSTKGNEPQLLEPIPYEFMA